One window of Triticum dicoccoides isolate Atlit2015 ecotype Zavitan chromosome 5A, WEW_v2.0, whole genome shotgun sequence genomic DNA carries:
- the LOC119301569 gene encoding keratin-associated protein 5-2-like: MGEGAVVVLEAPKPRSPPRYPDMCGRRRLQLEVQILDRELTFLKDELHLLEGAQPVSRSGCLKEVNEFVGTKQDPLIPINKRKHRSCRLYWWIRSKLCICASWLCCSCQCLPTCKRPRCFDCSCCEPNCSCCSPNCCSCSCFKIPPCCKPSCGCFDCCSCSCSKPQCCSGGCNPCGECKPECGSCSGGGCCGDCKPSCSCCGEQCCSCAGCSCPRCTGGCLSCFKLPKCSCARCFNCQSSCCKGQPSCFRCQSSCCDKGGCCSGGSCLSCPKPSCPECSCGCVWSCKNCTDGCRCARCCAGGCLC; this comes from the exons atgggggagggcgcggtggtggTGCTGGAGGCGCCCAAGCCCAGGTCGCCGCCGAGGTACCCGGACATGTGCGGCCGCCGGCGCCTGCAGCTGGAGGTGCAGATCCTTGACCGCGAGCTCACGTTCCTCAAG GACGAGCTACATTTACTTGAAGGGGCTCAACCGGTCTCACGTTCTGGTTGCTTGAAAGA GGTAAATGAGTTTGTTGGTACAAAACAAGACCCACTAATACCAAT TAACAAAAGGAAGCACCGGTCCTGCCGTCTTTATTGGTGGATCAG ATCAAAACTGTGCATATGTGCTTCATGGCTGTGCTGCTCCTGCCAATGCCTACCAACTTGCAAAAGACCAAGGTGCTTTGACTGTTCATGCTGCGAGCCAAACTGCTCATGCTGCAGCCCGAACTGCTGCAGCTGCAGCTGCTTCAAGATCCCTCCATGCTGCAAACCAAGCTGCGGCTGCTTCGACTGCTGCAGCTGCAGCTGCAGCAAACCACAGTGCTGCAGCGGCGGCTGTAACCCTTGCGGCGAGTGCAAGCCGGAGTGCGGCTCATGTTCCGGCGGCGGCTGCTGCGGCGACTGCAAGCCAAGCTGCAGCTGCTGCGGCGAGCAGTGCTGCAGCTGCGCGGGCTGCTCCTGCCCTCGATGCACAGGGGGCTGCCTCAGCTGCTTCAAGCTCCCCAAATGCTCCTGCGCGCGGTGCTTCAACTGCCAGTCGTCCTGCTGCAAGGGGCAGCCGTCGTGCTTCAGGTGCCAGTCGTCGTGCTGCGACAAGGGGGGCTGCTGCAGCGGCGGGTCGTGCCTGAGCTGCCCGAAGCCGTCGTGCCCCGAGTGCTCCTGCGGGTGCGTGTGGTCGTGCAAAAACTGTACAGACGGATGCCGATGCGCCCGGTGCTGTGCTGGCGGGTGCCTGTGCTAA
- the LOC119301568 gene encoding uncharacterized protein LOC119301568, with amino-acid sequence MRDQEAPTQLPRSPATAGTHHPPATQPPPAAAASNGGGRSRLLHLAFLCLAASTAAAWFVEPFVAAAESRLPASAVAATVLLLAACFHLTVHVVHSFAAPCPPRPAATAAVKAAATIAVTVGVGVASCLHGACGAPHEYRTAYN; translated from the coding sequence ATGCGTGACCAGGAGGCGCCCACCCAACTCCCCCGCTCCCCCGCCACCGCCGGGACTCACCATCCCCCGGCAACgcagccgccgccagccgccgctgcCAGCAACGGCGGCGGGAGATCGCGCCTCCTCCACCTCGCATTCCTCTGCCTCGCCGCGTCGACGGCGGCGGCCTGGTTCGTGGAGCCCTTCGTGGCAGCCGCGGAGTCCCGCCTGCCCGCGTCCGCCGTCGCCGCCACGGTCCTGCTCCTCGCCGCGTGCTTCCACCTCACGGTCCACGTCGTCCACTCCTTCGCCGCGCCCTGccccccgcgccccgccgccaccgccgcggtcAAGGCCGCCGCGACGATCGCCGTCACCGTTGGGGTAGGGGTCGCTTCGTGCCTTCACGGTGCCTGTGGAGCTCCGCACGAGTACAGAACAGCTTATAACTGA
- the LOC119301567 gene encoding serine/threonine-protein kinase RIPK-like: MAAKSWNPFSCCVGGGRVADDDDDCRRRIGRRGKGCARSSSRMSFKSLSSSGTLSPEDLSITLSGSNLHAFTYAELRAATGSFSRANYLGCGGFGPVYKGAVDDKLRPGLAAQPVAVKYLDLDCGTQGHKEWLAEVFFLGQLRHNNLVKLIGYCYEDEHRMLVYEFMNAGSLETHLFKSTNGSLPWMTRMKIAVGAAKGLAFLHDADPPVIYRDFKASNILLDLDYNTKLSDFGLAKDGPQGDATHVTTRVMGTHGYAAPEYIMTGHLTAKSDVYSFGVVLLELLSGLRSVDRARRLREQNLVDWARPYLKHSDRLYKVMDPALECQYSCKGAEVAALVAYKCLSQNPKSRPTMREVVKALEPVLGMDDFFPVGPFVFTVIVEEDKVVDMKVEVEEKHQHPRQNHQDRHRQKYPDSAIHAGIVLRRGDGLITGFTGAQRRQQRSSSYNRERGA; the protein is encoded by the exons ATGGCCGCCAAATCTTGGAACCCGTTCTCGTGCTGCGTCGGCGGGGGTCGAGtggcggacgacgacgacgactgcaGGCGGCGGATCGGGCGGCGGGGGAAAGGCTGCGCGAGGTCGTCGTCGAGGATGTCCTTCAAGAGCCTCAGCTCGTCGGGGACGCTGTCCCCGGAGGACCTGTCCATCACGCTGTCCGGCTCCAACCTGCACGCCTTCACCTACGCCGAGCTCCGCGCGGCGACCGGGAGCTTCTCGCGGGCCAACTACCTCGGCTGCGGCGGTTTCGGCCCGGTCTACAAGGGCGCCGTCGACGACAAGCTCCGTCCCGGGCTGGCCGCGCAGCCCGTCGCCGTCAAGTACCTCGACCTGGACTGCGGCACGCAGGGCCACAAGGAGTGGCTG GCTGAGGTTTTCTTCCTTGGGCAACTGAGGCACAACAACCTGGTGAAATTGATCGGGTACTGCTACGAGGACGAGCACCGGATGCTGGTCTACGAGTTCATGAACGCCGGGAGCCTGGAGACGCACCTCTTCAAAA GTACCAATGGCTCTCTCCCGTGGATGACAAGGATGAAGATCGCTGTCGGCGCGGCCAAGGGCCTTGCCTTTCTCCATGATGCCGACCCGCCGGTGATCTACCGCGACTTCAAGGCCTCCAACATCTTGCTCGACTTG GATTACAACACCAAGTTGTCCGACTTCGGGCTGGCCAAGGATGGGCCTCAGGGCGACGCGACACACGTGACAACACGTGTCATGGGGACGCATGGTTATGCAGCGCCAGAGTACATCATGACAGGCCACTTGACCGCCAAGAGCGATGTATATAGCTTTGGTGTGGTGCTCCTGGAGCTCCTCTCTGGGCTGCGATCAGTGGACCGTGCACGGCGACTCAGGGAACAGAACCTGGTCGACTGGGCTAGACCATACCTCAAGCACTCTGACAGGTTGTACAAAGTCATGGACCCAGCTCTCGAGTGCCAATACTCATGCAAAGGCGCCGAGGTGGCAGCACTGGTGGCATACAAGTGTCTCAGCCAGAACCCAAAGTCTAGGCCCACCATGAGGGAGGTGGTCAAGGCCCTCGAGCCCGTCCTCGGCATGGATGACTTCTTCCCTGTGGGCCCATTTGTGTTCACAGTCATTGTGGAGGAGGACAAGGTAGTGGACATGAAGGTGGAGGTCGAGGAGAAGCACCAGCACCCACGCCAGAACCATCAAGACAGGCACCGGCAGAAGTACCCCGACTCAGCAATCCATGCCGGCATTGTGCTCCGCCGCGGCGATGGGCTCATTACCGGATTCACCGGTGCGCAGCGACGGCAACAAAGGTCGTCGAGCTACAATCGGGAGAGGGGGGCATAG